In the genome of Candidatus Saccharibacteria bacterium, one region contains:
- a CDS encoding response regulator: MQQDTTPTPQPQTGKSVLCIEDEHFIGELYTRALTRAGYEINVVIDGVEGLKEAQTNKYDIILLDMMVPNLTGFEILKRLRDPSITPKLDGKIIITTNLEQGDEAKAEIENQADGYVVKAEITPKQLVKFLDQLDT; this comes from the coding sequence ATGCAGCAAGATACAACACCAACGCCTCAGCCACAAACCGGCAAATCAGTTCTTTGTATTGAGGATGAACATTTTATTGGCGAGCTATACACTCGTGCTCTTACACGCGCCGGCTATGAAATTAACGTGGTTATTGACGGAGTTGAAGGATTAAAAGAAGCCCAGACAAACAAATACGACATCATATTGCTCGATATGATGGTGCCGAATTTGACCGGTTTTGAAATTTTGAAACGACTGCGCGATCCATCAATAACCCCTAAGTTGGATGGCAAAATTATCATCACCACCAACCTGGAGCAGGGTGATGAAGCCAAAGCCGAGATAGAAAATCAAGCTGACGGTTACGTCGTTAAAGCTGAAATAACCCCAAAACAGCTCGTTAAGTTCCTCGACCAACTCGACACCTAA
- a CDS encoding ATP-binding protein, with the protein MQHVPLKWLTRLRLALGLYSLYFVAGYGLTTIFELPDIQSALALNVYLAILASVHLLYELSIGLLMFKRSPWTSAAISLAAVSLIAFIAIEMTGNYSSPYWIMLFTLIFLSGMLGSYIAPGFVFILTIGLVFSVTGFFTGDFELIHGLTVVGLGILISVINHFVWRRYYETPEKKDSQLAAMLKNKQLQSETLVRSISDGVIVTDTDGKITLMNPAAATLSAWPIEEATGLDLHSVLSLTQENDAPLEVDLFKQVMANKKPASSYVTLTDRQGSRKYIVSLVISPVLAPKTEELLGVVAVLRDVSRQRREEQQRAEFISTASHEMRTPVAAIEGYLALAMNEKISKIDSKARSHLEKAYASTKHLGKLFQDLLTSAKAEDGRLVSHPVVVEMGSYLEKLVDTLKFGAEKKGLLTDFVIGGTEESGSQVGGKVVRPLYYASVDPDRLREAITNLFDNAVKYTEKGKVSIGLTGDQQVIQIFIQDTGSGIPAEDVPHLFQKFYRVDNSATRTVGGTGLGLFICRKIIELYGGRIWVESTVGKGSTFYINLPRLDTQQAQRLQASQTDNSTQT; encoded by the coding sequence ATGCAACATGTACCGCTCAAGTGGCTCACACGACTACGCCTAGCACTTGGCTTATATAGCCTTTACTTTGTCGCTGGCTACGGCTTAACGACTATTTTTGAGCTGCCCGATATCCAGTCTGCGCTTGCGCTGAACGTGTATCTGGCAATACTGGCTAGTGTACACCTGCTTTATGAACTCAGTATTGGTCTGCTTATGTTCAAGCGAAGCCCTTGGACGTCCGCGGCCATTTCGCTTGCCGCTGTCTCACTTATTGCTTTTATCGCTATAGAGATGACCGGAAACTACAGTTCGCCTTACTGGATTATGCTGTTTACTCTGATCTTCCTTAGCGGCATGCTCGGGTCGTATATAGCGCCAGGTTTCGTGTTTATCCTCACCATAGGATTGGTATTTAGTGTTACCGGCTTCTTTACCGGTGACTTTGAGCTAATCCACGGATTAACTGTTGTAGGCCTCGGAATACTTATATCGGTAATCAATCACTTTGTCTGGAGGCGATACTATGAAACACCAGAGAAGAAAGATAGCCAGCTAGCAGCCATGCTCAAGAATAAGCAGCTACAGTCTGAGACTCTGGTTAGGTCTATCAGCGACGGCGTTATTGTGACGGATACTGACGGAAAAATAACCTTAATGAACCCTGCAGCCGCTACGTTAAGCGCCTGGCCGATTGAGGAAGCCACAGGTCTAGACCTCCACTCCGTTTTGTCGTTGACTCAAGAAAACGATGCCCCGTTAGAAGTCGATTTATTCAAGCAAGTTATGGCCAACAAAAAGCCAGCCTCTTCTTATGTGACACTAACGGATCGGCAAGGAAGTCGGAAATATATAGTTTCGCTAGTAATTTCACCGGTTCTTGCGCCGAAGACTGAGGAATTATTGGGTGTCGTCGCTGTCTTACGTGATGTCAGCCGCCAACGACGAGAAGAGCAGCAGCGAGCGGAGTTTATCAGCACCGCTAGCCATGAGATGCGTACACCGGTTGCCGCGATCGAGGGCTATCTAGCACTCGCTATGAACGAAAAGATTAGCAAGATTGATAGCAAAGCTCGAAGCCACCTTGAAAAAGCCTACGCTTCAACAAAACATCTCGGAAAGTTATTCCAAGATCTATTGACTAGCGCAAAAGCTGAAGACGGTCGGCTTGTTAGTCACCCAGTTGTCGTAGAGATGGGTAGCTACCTTGAAAAGCTAGTTGATACACTTAAGTTCGGCGCCGAAAAGAAAGGGCTTTTAACCGACTTCGTCATTGGTGGAACAGAAGAATCCGGTAGCCAAGTAGGCGGAAAAGTCGTACGTCCCTTGTATTATGCCAGTGTTGACCCGGATCGATTGCGCGAAGCAATCACGAATCTGTTCGATAACGCTGTCAAATACACCGAAAAAGGCAAGGTGTCGATCGGATTGACAGGCGATCAGCAGGTAATTCAAATTTTCATCCAAGATACCGGATCGGGCATACCTGCAGAAGATGTACCGCATTTATTCCAGAAATTCTATCGCGTAGACAATTCTGCTACTCGTACTGTTGGCGGTACAGGTCTCGGTTTATTTATTTGCCGCAAGATTATTGAACTATACGGCGGTAGGATTTGGGTAGAGAGTACTGTCGGGAAGGGCAGCACCTTTTACATCAATTTACCGAGGCTTGATACCCAGCAAGCCCAGAGACTCCAAGCTTCTCAGACAGATAATTCCACTCAAACTTAG
- a CDS encoding 23S rRNA (pseudouridine(1915)-N(3))-methyltransferase RlmH, producing MKIHMVTVGKPKLAYAASGWDEYLGRLQHYHQVRVTHLADKNNNADSLLAAAGNAYKIALVIDGKQFTSKELAEFLDKRALNGREVCLLIGGPDGLQPEVIDAADFQMGLSRMTFPHDLAMVILLEALYRASTVSAGQPYHK from the coding sequence ATGAAGATACACATGGTAACCGTTGGCAAGCCAAAACTCGCCTATGCAGCATCTGGTTGGGATGAGTATTTAGGCCGTCTACAGCACTATCACCAAGTGCGCGTCACGCACCTCGCCGATAAGAATAATAATGCGGATAGCTTGCTGGCCGCAGCCGGCAACGCGTACAAAATTGCGCTCGTCATTGACGGCAAACAATTTACCAGCAAGGAGCTGGCGGAATTTCTAGACAAACGCGCGCTGAATGGCAGGGAAGTCTGCCTACTCATCGGCGGACCGGACGGCCTGCAACCAGAGGTAATCGATGCCGCAGATTTCCAAATGGGTCTATCCCGCATGACATTCCCGCATGACCTGGCAATGGTCATCCTCCTGGAAGCCCTCTACCGCGCAAGCACCGTCAGCGCCGGCCAGCCTTATCATAAATAA
- a CDS encoding 23S rRNA (pseudouridine(1915)-N(3))-methyltransferase RlmH — translation MQLHISSVSRRLQPAHGWRTRYFRNCRNCAVNIDSVACRVCTFFARSNLANLASPHDLAMVILLEAIYRGSTISAGQPYHK, via the coding sequence ATGCAACTCCATATTAGTTCCGTAAGCAGGCGATTGCAACCCGCTCATGGTTGGCGTACTCGGTACTTCAGAAATTGCAGAAATTGCGCAGTGAATATAGACTCTGTGGCTTGCAGGGTTTGCACGTTTTTTGCAAGGTCTAACCTTGCAAACCTGGCATCCCCGCATGATCTAGCGATGGTCATACTACTAGAGGCCATCTACCGCGGCAGCACTATATCTGCTGGTCAGCCGTATCATAAATAG
- a CDS encoding ATP-binding protein — protein MDNFSRLKSHVKSLILISLFTVAAAGIGGSWFLNEILGVNPLLAAAGGLGLVGITSIFVTQILTDYALRPLQFLRQAILHVSPEHSSAPAPNLETIKPGRELVTSLALEVYQMASQAQEGSQENSERLQNVTQSAQIVSHMPLPLFVFNKEQLVTNASAAGVEYCGVNSADMFGKPLYDSVDMEFPNEFTLEKWITDCQANKVTDTAYWERVRIRTKGDKAELRQCDMAAYYNRDNPSGTEFIVTLFDRTERYNVDDQSLSFVALAVHELRTPLTILRGYIEVLEDELGNSSEEMAGFMYKLQVSANQLTAFVNNILNVARVEDNQLVLSLSEEKWDEVLGHAVDDMKLKAQVHGKTLDCTIAPNLPTVAVDRVSIYEVINNLIDNAIKYSQGADKITIKSGLSKGGLIETTITDYGVGIPESVMPNLFEKFYRNHRTRAQIGGTGLGLYLSKAIISAHGGQIWAKSKEGEGSTFGFSLLPYAQLDEQKKSGDKNIVRNAHGWIKNHSLYRR, from the coding sequence GTGGATAATTTTTCAAGACTCAAAAGCCATGTAAAGTCATTAATTTTAATTAGTCTGTTTACGGTGGCGGCAGCTGGCATCGGCGGATCGTGGTTTTTAAATGAAATACTCGGCGTCAACCCGCTTTTGGCAGCAGCCGGAGGGCTTGGGCTCGTTGGAATAACAAGTATTTTTGTAACACAAATTCTAACAGATTACGCGCTGCGTCCGTTGCAGTTTTTGCGCCAAGCAATATTACACGTTTCGCCTGAGCATAGCAGTGCTCCAGCTCCAAATCTGGAAACAATAAAGCCGGGTCGCGAGCTTGTGACAAGTCTAGCTCTTGAGGTATACCAGATGGCTAGCCAAGCTCAAGAAGGCAGCCAAGAAAACTCTGAACGCCTACAGAACGTTACACAATCGGCTCAAATAGTCAGCCACATGCCGCTACCGTTATTTGTGTTCAACAAAGAACAGCTTGTCACCAACGCTAGTGCCGCAGGGGTAGAGTATTGTGGAGTGAACAGCGCAGATATGTTCGGCAAACCCTTATATGACAGCGTTGATATGGAATTTCCAAACGAGTTCACACTAGAAAAATGGATTACTGATTGTCAGGCCAACAAAGTTACCGACACCGCATATTGGGAGCGAGTTCGTATCAGAACCAAAGGCGATAAAGCCGAGCTGCGGCAATGCGACATGGCGGCTTATTACAACCGTGATAATCCAAGCGGTACAGAGTTTATTGTCACACTGTTCGACCGCACTGAAAGGTATAACGTCGACGACCAATCACTCAGTTTTGTGGCTCTGGCTGTACACGAACTACGGACACCGCTGACAATTCTTCGAGGATATATAGAAGTTCTTGAGGACGAGCTTGGTAACTCCTCAGAGGAGATGGCTGGTTTTATGTATAAATTGCAAGTTTCAGCCAACCAGTTGACGGCCTTCGTGAACAACATACTGAACGTAGCCCGTGTCGAAGACAATCAACTCGTATTGAGTCTCAGCGAAGAAAAGTGGGATGAAGTTCTTGGCCATGCGGTAGACGACATGAAACTCAAGGCGCAAGTGCACGGAAAAACGCTTGACTGCACAATAGCACCAAACCTACCAACAGTGGCAGTAGACCGTGTCAGTATTTATGAAGTCATCAACAACCTGATTGATAATGCCATAAAATATAGCCAGGGTGCCGATAAAATTACTATAAAATCCGGACTCAGCAAAGGCGGATTGATAGAAACTACTATTACTGACTACGGGGTTGGAATACCAGAAAGCGTCATGCCTAATCTGTTTGAAAAATTCTACCGGAACCACCGAACACGAGCTCAGATAGGAGGTACGGGTCTCGGCTTATACCTAAGTAAGGCCATAATCTCTGCTCACGGCGGTCAGATCTGGGCAAAATCCAAAGAAGGCGAGGGAAGCACGTTTGGTTTTAGTCTACTCCCATATGCGCAGCTAGACGAACAGAAGAAGAGCGGTGACAAAAATATTGTACGCAACGCCCACGGCTGGATAAAAAATCACTCATTGTATAGACGATAG